One Algoriphagus sp. Y33 genomic window, GGAAGCGTTGAAGCTTGCCACACTCAATCCTGCTATCCTGCTACATCTGGATGAAACGATGGGGACTGTAGAGGAAGGAAAATCTGCTGATATCGTTCTTTGGTCAGATTCTCCCCTTTCTATTTATGCCAAGGCTGAGAAGACGATCATCGAAGGAGCCGTATACTTTGATATGGAAAGAGACTTGGAGTTAAGAGCACAAGTAGCTGCAGAAAGAAGACGCATTTTGTCCAAAATGAAGATGTGGTCGGATAAGGGAGGAGAAACGGTAAAAGTAAGTTCTGCGGTTCCTATTGAAATGGAATGTGATTTCCTAGATGCTGAAAGTTTAATGGAAATGTTGAAATAAGTACAAAATGAAAAATAACATACTGGTATATATAGTATTCCTATTTCTCCTGCCCTTGACGACAAGGGGACAATGGGTATCCACACCCGGGAAACCGCAAGAAAAAGCAATCATACTAAAAGGAGGGACTATCCACTTAGGAAACGGTGAAGTGCTTGCAAGAACGGACTTGGTTTTTGAAGATGGCCTGATAAAGGCAGTTGGAACGGACCTGACAGTGGAAAGTGACATGGAAGTGATTGACGTCGTCGGACAGCATGTGTATCCAGGACTTATTTTGCCTGACTCCAGGATCGGACTGACCGAAATAAGTGCTTTCAGGGCAACAAGTGACTATGCCGAGGAAGGAGAATATCTTCCAAATATCAACACCGCTTACGCGTATACTGTAGATTCGGAGGTTATCCCTACACTACGCTTTAACGGCGTGTTGGTAGCTGAAGTGGCTCCGTCCGGAGGAGTGATTTCAGGAGTGTCTTCAGTCATGGAACTTGATGGTTGGAACTGGGAATATGCTTTGGTACAAAGCGCCGGAATGCATCTGAATTGGCCCGCAAAAAAATCAAGAAGATTTGATAGGGCAAGTGGAGCCATCACTTTAGAGGACAGCAAATCGTATCCAGAAACCGTCTCGGAACTGAAAAGCATGTTCAGTGATGCGATCAGCTATGGAGAGAGAGCTGAAAAGAACCGGAATCTAAAATTGGAAGCAATGCAGCCTTTACTAAACCGTAAAATGAAGCTGTTCATCCATTGTGAAGATGCCTATGGGATAGTGGAGAGTGTGCGCTATTTTAAATCGCTGAGTCTCGACGGGCTTGTCATCGTAACTGGGGAAGCAGCCCTGAAGGTGAAGGACTTTTTAGCTGAAGAAAAAGTTCCGGTAGTACTCCCACCTACTTTGAGCTTGCCCGGTGGAATTGATATGGATTATGATATGCGCTATAAGTTACCGGCCTTATTGACCAAAGCAGGAGTGAAGGTCGCCCTTAGCCATGCGGGGAGTATCACAGAGTCCCGTAACCTTCCATTCTATGCAGGCGTAGCGGCTGCATTTGGATTGGAGAAAGAGGAGGCACTCAAACTGGTGACAAGCAATACTGCCGACATATTAGGTGTGGGAGATTTGATGGGGACGTTGGAAGTGGGCAAGCAGGCTACCTTGCTTATTTCCAAAGGGGATATTATGGAAATAGCTACAAATGATGTTGTTCAGGCATTTATCCGTGGACAAAAAACTGTACTAAAGAACAAGCAACAAGAAATGTATGAGAAGTACGCTGAAAAATATGCGGATGAGAAGGATTAAACTGATTGTGTTACTATGCTCTGCATTAATCACGGAGAGTTTTTCCCAAACCGAAAGGTTCAAAGGTCAAGGGCCAGTCGAAAGCGTGAGTACTGCGGCTCGTCCGGTTGAGAAGCAATGGAAAGGTACATTTGAATTTGAGGAGACTTCAGTAAAGGTTTCCAATGATTTCAATGGAGGGAGACTAAATGGGATGTTCGCCCAAAACGATAGCCTGTTGATTGGTTTGATCGGTCCTGAGAATGTTCCGGTCAATATGAG contains:
- a CDS encoding amidohydrolase family protein, yielding MKNNILVYIVFLFLLPLTTRGQWVSTPGKPQEKAIILKGGTIHLGNGEVLARTDLVFEDGLIKAVGTDLTVESDMEVIDVVGQHVYPGLILPDSRIGLTEISAFRATSDYAEEGEYLPNINTAYAYTVDSEVIPTLRFNGVLVAEVAPSGGVISGVSSVMELDGWNWEYALVQSAGMHLNWPAKKSRRFDRASGAITLEDSKSYPETVSELKSMFSDAISYGERAEKNRNLKLEAMQPLLNRKMKLFIHCEDAYGIVESVRYFKSLSLDGLVIVTGEAALKVKDFLAEEKVPVVLPPTLSLPGGIDMDYDMRYKLPALLTKAGVKVALSHAGSITESRNLPFYAGVAAAFGLEKEEALKLVTSNTADILGVGDLMGTLEVGKQATLLISKGDIMEIATNDVVQAFIRGQKTVLKNKQQEMYEKYAEKYADEKD